One window of the Epinephelus moara isolate mb chromosome 24, YSFRI_EMoa_1.0, whole genome shotgun sequence genome contains the following:
- the LOC126385755 gene encoding deoxyribonuclease-1-like isoform X7, whose product MKIAAFNAKNLGWKKVTNKTVVHYLTKIMSQYSVVVILEVMDKSGKAMQKLLKELNNNSSNKNCPYSMTASSRLGRDTYKERFVCFYREDDVKLKACHQYEDNQVGDVDAFAREPFILRFRCPSTKVKDLVLIPVHTKPKDSLKELDELHDVVNAVRKKWRTNKIMILGDFNADGRYLSKRKKKKIRISSAPYHWLIKDDVDTTTSNCNDHTYDRIVVYRKTMLDAVVPGSAKPFNFQKEFNLTDEQTLSISDHYPVEVELRTNQKAPAQEPMALPRTTKTTSIKRQTQKKGAQKKRRAKPAGAEKRKKIEAAGADKKKKKPEVAGAEKKKTKAKPAGAEKKKKTEAAGAEKKKKAEAAGAEKRKKIEAAGADKKKKKPEVAGAEKKKTKAKPAGAEKKKKTEAAGAEKKKKAEAAALQKTKNMTGKRTRGPSSDTPAKRRRLEKCQSNRLSTSCLTQ is encoded by the exons ATGAAGATCGCAGCCTTCAATGCAAAAAACCTGGGatggaaaaaagtcacaaaCAAGACGGTGGTCCACTACCTCACCAAG ATCATGTCTCAGTACAGTGTGGTGGTGATACTGGAGGTGATGGATAAGAGCGGTAAGGCCATGCAGAAGTTACTTAAAGAGCTCAACAACAACAG CTCCAACAAAAACTGTCCCTACTCCATGACCGCCAGCTCCCGACTGGGACGAGACACCTACAAGGAGcgctttgtttgtttctacag agagGATGATGTGAAACTGAAAGCATGTCACCAGTATGAAGATAATCAGGTTGGAGATGTGGACGCCTTCGCCAGAGAGCCCTTCATCCTGCGCTTCAGGTGTCCATCTACAA AGGTGAAAGATCTGGTTCTGATCCCGGTCCACACCAAACCAAAGGACTCTTTGAAGGAGCTGGACGAGCTGCATGACGTAGTTAATGCTGTCAGGAAGAAGTGGAGGACTAAT AAAATTATGATTTTAGGGGATTTTAATGCAGATGGACGTTATCTCtccaagaggaagaagaagaagatccgCATCTCCTCTGCTCCTTATCACTGGCTGATAAAGGATGATGTCGACACGACGACGAGCAACTGTAATGACCACACCTACGACAG GATTGTTGTGTACAGAAAGACCATGCTTGACGCCGTCGTCCCCGGCTCGGCCAAGCCCTTTAACTTCCAGAAAGAGTTCAACCTGACGGATGAACAA ACTCTGAGTATCAGTGACCACTACCCTGTGGAGGTGGAGCTGAGGACCAATCAGAAAGCACCAGCACAAGAGCCGATGGCTCTGCCCCgcacaacaaagacaacatcCATCAAAAGACAAACTCAGAAGAAAG GAgcacagaagaagaggagggccAAGCctgcaggagcagagaagaggaagaagattgAGGCGGCAGGAgcagacaagaagaagaagaagcctgAGGTggcaggagcagagaagaagaagacgaaggcCAAGccagcaggagcagagaagaagaagaagactgaggcagcaggagcagagaagaagaagaaggctgaggcagcaggagcagagaagaggaagaagattgAGGCGGCAGGAgcagacaagaagaagaagaagcctgAGGTggcaggagcagagaagaagaagacgaaggcCAAGccagcaggagcagagaagaagaagaagactgaggcagcaggagcagagaagaagaagaaggctgag GCGGCagcattacaaaaaacaaagaatatgACAGGAAAAAGGACGAGAGGACCGTCATCAGACACACCAGCCAAAAGAAGacgtttggaaaaatgtcagtcaAACAGACTTTCAACATCTTGCCTCACTCAATAA
- the LOC126385755 gene encoding deoxyribonuclease-1-like isoform X5: MKIAAFNAKNLGWKKVTNKTVVHYLTKIMSQYSVVVILEVMDKSGKAMQKLLKELNNNSSNKNCPYSMTASSRLGRDTYKERFVCFYREDDVKLKACHQYEDNQVGDVDAFAREPFILRFRCPSTKVKDLVLIPVHTKPKDSLKELDELHDVVNAVRKKWRTNKIMILGDFNADGRYLSKRKKKKIRISSAPYHWLIKDDVDTTTSNCNDHTYDRIVVYRKTMLDAVVPGSAKPFNFQKEFNLTDEQTLSISDHYPVEVELRTNQKAPAQEPMALPRTTKTTSIKRQTQKKGAQKKRRAKPAGAEKRKKIEAAGADKKKKKPEVAGAEKKKTKAKPAGAEKKKKTEAAGAEKKKKAEAAGAEKRKKIEAAGADKKKKKPEVAGAEKKKTKAKPAGAEKKKKTEAAGAEKKKKAEAAGAEKKKKTEPAGAEKKKKTEAAALQKTKNMTGKRTRGPSSDTPAKRRRLEKCQSNRLSTSCLTQ, encoded by the exons ATGAAGATCGCAGCCTTCAATGCAAAAAACCTGGGatggaaaaaagtcacaaaCAAGACGGTGGTCCACTACCTCACCAAG ATCATGTCTCAGTACAGTGTGGTGGTGATACTGGAGGTGATGGATAAGAGCGGTAAGGCCATGCAGAAGTTACTTAAAGAGCTCAACAACAACAG CTCCAACAAAAACTGTCCCTACTCCATGACCGCCAGCTCCCGACTGGGACGAGACACCTACAAGGAGcgctttgtttgtttctacag agagGATGATGTGAAACTGAAAGCATGTCACCAGTATGAAGATAATCAGGTTGGAGATGTGGACGCCTTCGCCAGAGAGCCCTTCATCCTGCGCTTCAGGTGTCCATCTACAA AGGTGAAAGATCTGGTTCTGATCCCGGTCCACACCAAACCAAAGGACTCTTTGAAGGAGCTGGACGAGCTGCATGACGTAGTTAATGCTGTCAGGAAGAAGTGGAGGACTAAT AAAATTATGATTTTAGGGGATTTTAATGCAGATGGACGTTATCTCtccaagaggaagaagaagaagatccgCATCTCCTCTGCTCCTTATCACTGGCTGATAAAGGATGATGTCGACACGACGACGAGCAACTGTAATGACCACACCTACGACAG GATTGTTGTGTACAGAAAGACCATGCTTGACGCCGTCGTCCCCGGCTCGGCCAAGCCCTTTAACTTCCAGAAAGAGTTCAACCTGACGGATGAACAA ACTCTGAGTATCAGTGACCACTACCCTGTGGAGGTGGAGCTGAGGACCAATCAGAAAGCACCAGCACAAGAGCCGATGGCTCTGCCCCgcacaacaaagacaacatcCATCAAAAGACAAACTCAGAAGAAAG GAgcacagaagaagaggagggccAAGCctgcaggagcagagaagaggaagaagattgAGGCGGCAGGAgcagacaagaagaagaagaagcctgAGGTggcaggagcagagaagaagaagacgaaggcCAAGccagcaggagcagagaagaagaagaagactgaggcagcaggagcagagaagaagaagaaggctgaggcagcaggagcagagaagaggaagaagattgAGGCGGCAGGAgcagacaagaagaagaagaagcctgAGGTggcaggagcagagaagaagaagacgaaggcCAAGccagcaggagcagagaagaagaagaagactgaggcagcaggagcagagaagaagaagaaggctgaggcagcaggagcagagaagaagaagaagactgagccagcaggagcagagaagaagaagaagactgag GCGGCagcattacaaaaaacaaagaatatgACAGGAAAAAGGACGAGAGGACCGTCATCAGACACACCAGCCAAAAGAAGacgtttggaaaaatgtcagtcaAACAGACTTTCAACATCTTGCCTCACTCAATAA
- the LOC126385755 gene encoding deoxyribonuclease-1-like isoform X10, with protein sequence MKIAAFNAKNLGWKKVTNKTVVHYLTKIMSQYSVVVILEVMDKSGKAMQKLLKELNNNSSNKNCPYSMTASSRLGRDTYKERFVCFYREDDVKLKACHQYEDNQVGDVDAFAREPFILRFRCPSTKVKDLVLIPVHTKPKDSLKELDELHDVVNAVRKKWRTNKIMILGDFNADGRYLSKRKKKKIRISSAPYHWLIKDDVDTTTSNCNDHTYDRIVVYRKTMLDAVVPGSAKPFNFQKEFNLTDEQTLSISDHYPVEVELRTNQKAPAQEPMALPRTTKTTSIKRQTQKKGAQKKRRAKPAGAEKRKKIEAAGADKKKKKPEVAGAEKKKTKAKPAGAEKKKKTEAAGAEKKKKAEAAALQKTKNMTGKRTRGPSSDTPAKRRRLEKCQSNRLSTSCLTQ encoded by the exons ATGAAGATCGCAGCCTTCAATGCAAAAAACCTGGGatggaaaaaagtcacaaaCAAGACGGTGGTCCACTACCTCACCAAG ATCATGTCTCAGTACAGTGTGGTGGTGATACTGGAGGTGATGGATAAGAGCGGTAAGGCCATGCAGAAGTTACTTAAAGAGCTCAACAACAACAG CTCCAACAAAAACTGTCCCTACTCCATGACCGCCAGCTCCCGACTGGGACGAGACACCTACAAGGAGcgctttgtttgtttctacag agagGATGATGTGAAACTGAAAGCATGTCACCAGTATGAAGATAATCAGGTTGGAGATGTGGACGCCTTCGCCAGAGAGCCCTTCATCCTGCGCTTCAGGTGTCCATCTACAA AGGTGAAAGATCTGGTTCTGATCCCGGTCCACACCAAACCAAAGGACTCTTTGAAGGAGCTGGACGAGCTGCATGACGTAGTTAATGCTGTCAGGAAGAAGTGGAGGACTAAT AAAATTATGATTTTAGGGGATTTTAATGCAGATGGACGTTATCTCtccaagaggaagaagaagaagatccgCATCTCCTCTGCTCCTTATCACTGGCTGATAAAGGATGATGTCGACACGACGACGAGCAACTGTAATGACCACACCTACGACAG GATTGTTGTGTACAGAAAGACCATGCTTGACGCCGTCGTCCCCGGCTCGGCCAAGCCCTTTAACTTCCAGAAAGAGTTCAACCTGACGGATGAACAA ACTCTGAGTATCAGTGACCACTACCCTGTGGAGGTGGAGCTGAGGACCAATCAGAAAGCACCAGCACAAGAGCCGATGGCTCTGCCCCgcacaacaaagacaacatcCATCAAAAGACAAACTCAGAAGAAAG GAgcacagaagaagaggagggccAAGCctgcaggagcagagaagaggaagaagattgAGGCGGCAGGAgcagacaagaagaagaagaagcctgAGGTggcaggagcagagaagaagaagacgaaggcCAAGccagcaggagcagagaagaagaagaagactgaggcagcaggagcagagaagaagaagaaggctgag GCGGCagcattacaaaaaacaaagaatatgACAGGAAAAAGGACGAGAGGACCGTCATCAGACACACCAGCCAAAAGAAGacgtttggaaaaatgtcagtcaAACAGACTTTCAACATCTTGCCTCACTCAATAA
- the LOC126385755 gene encoding deoxyribonuclease-1-like isoform X9 produces MKIAAFNAKNLGWKKVTNKTVVHYLTKIMSQYSVVVILEVMDKSGKAMQKLLKELNNNSSNKNCPYSMTASSRLGRDTYKERFVCFYREDDVKLKACHQYEDNQVGDVDAFAREPFILRFRCPSTKVKDLVLIPVHTKPKDSLKELDELHDVVNAVRKKWRTNKIMILGDFNADGRYLSKRKKKKIRISSAPYHWLIKDDVDTTTSNCNDHTYDRIVVYRKTMLDAVVPGSAKPFNFQKEFNLTDEQTLSISDHYPVEVELRTNQKAPAQEPMALPRTTKTTSIKRQTQKKGAQKKRRAKPAGAEKRKKIEAAGADKKKKKPEVAGAEKKKTKAKPAGAEKKKKTEAAGAEKKKKTEAAGAEKKKKAEAAGAEKKKKTEPAGAEKKKKTEAAALQKTKNMTGKRTRGPSSDTPAKRRRLEKCQSNRLSTSCLTQ; encoded by the exons ATGAAGATCGCAGCCTTCAATGCAAAAAACCTGGGatggaaaaaagtcacaaaCAAGACGGTGGTCCACTACCTCACCAAG ATCATGTCTCAGTACAGTGTGGTGGTGATACTGGAGGTGATGGATAAGAGCGGTAAGGCCATGCAGAAGTTACTTAAAGAGCTCAACAACAACAG CTCCAACAAAAACTGTCCCTACTCCATGACCGCCAGCTCCCGACTGGGACGAGACACCTACAAGGAGcgctttgtttgtttctacag agagGATGATGTGAAACTGAAAGCATGTCACCAGTATGAAGATAATCAGGTTGGAGATGTGGACGCCTTCGCCAGAGAGCCCTTCATCCTGCGCTTCAGGTGTCCATCTACAA AGGTGAAAGATCTGGTTCTGATCCCGGTCCACACCAAACCAAAGGACTCTTTGAAGGAGCTGGACGAGCTGCATGACGTAGTTAATGCTGTCAGGAAGAAGTGGAGGACTAAT AAAATTATGATTTTAGGGGATTTTAATGCAGATGGACGTTATCTCtccaagaggaagaagaagaagatccgCATCTCCTCTGCTCCTTATCACTGGCTGATAAAGGATGATGTCGACACGACGACGAGCAACTGTAATGACCACACCTACGACAG GATTGTTGTGTACAGAAAGACCATGCTTGACGCCGTCGTCCCCGGCTCGGCCAAGCCCTTTAACTTCCAGAAAGAGTTCAACCTGACGGATGAACAA ACTCTGAGTATCAGTGACCACTACCCTGTGGAGGTGGAGCTGAGGACCAATCAGAAAGCACCAGCACAAGAGCCGATGGCTCTGCCCCgcacaacaaagacaacatcCATCAAAAGACAAACTCAGAAGAAAG GAgcacagaagaagaggagggccAAGCctgcaggagcagagaagaggaagaagattgAGGCGGCAGGAgcagacaagaagaagaagaagcctgAGGTggcaggagcagagaagaagaagacgaaggcCAAGccagcaggagcagagaagaagaagaagactgaggcagcaggagcagagaagaagaagaag actgaggcagcaggagcagagaagaagaagaaggctgaggcagcaggagcagagaagaagaagaagactgagccagcaggagcagagaagaagaagaagactgag GCGGCagcattacaaaaaacaaagaatatgACAGGAAAAAGGACGAGAGGACCGTCATCAGACACACCAGCCAAAAGAAGacgtttggaaaaatgtcagtcaAACAGACTTTCAACATCTTGCCTCACTCAATAA
- the LOC126385755 gene encoding deoxyribonuclease-1-like isoform X2, with translation MKIAAFNAKNLGWKKVTNKTVVHYLTKIMSQYSVVVILEVMDKSGKAMQKLLKELNNNSSNKNCPYSMTASSRLGRDTYKERFVCFYREDDVKLKACHQYEDNQVGDVDAFAREPFILRFRCPSTKVKDLVLIPVHTKPKDSLKELDELHDVVNAVRKKWRTNKIMILGDFNADGRYLSKRKKKKIRISSAPYHWLIKDDVDTTTSNCNDHTYDRIVVYRKTMLDAVVPGSAKPFNFQKEFNLTDEQTLSISDHYPVEVELRTNQKAPAQEPMALPRTTKTTSIKRQTQKKGAQKKRRAKPAGAEKRKKIEAAGADKKKKKPEVAGAEKKKTKAKPAGAEKKKKTEAAGAEKKKKAEAAGAEKRKKIEAAGADKKKKKPEVAGAEKKKTKAKPAGAEKKKKTEAAGAEKKKKAEAAGAEKKKKTEPAGAEKKKKTEAAGAEKKKKAEAAGAEKKKKAEAAALQKTKNMTGKRTRGPSSDTPAKRRRLEKCQSNRLSTSCLTQ, from the exons ATGAAGATCGCAGCCTTCAATGCAAAAAACCTGGGatggaaaaaagtcacaaaCAAGACGGTGGTCCACTACCTCACCAAG ATCATGTCTCAGTACAGTGTGGTGGTGATACTGGAGGTGATGGATAAGAGCGGTAAGGCCATGCAGAAGTTACTTAAAGAGCTCAACAACAACAG CTCCAACAAAAACTGTCCCTACTCCATGACCGCCAGCTCCCGACTGGGACGAGACACCTACAAGGAGcgctttgtttgtttctacag agagGATGATGTGAAACTGAAAGCATGTCACCAGTATGAAGATAATCAGGTTGGAGATGTGGACGCCTTCGCCAGAGAGCCCTTCATCCTGCGCTTCAGGTGTCCATCTACAA AGGTGAAAGATCTGGTTCTGATCCCGGTCCACACCAAACCAAAGGACTCTTTGAAGGAGCTGGACGAGCTGCATGACGTAGTTAATGCTGTCAGGAAGAAGTGGAGGACTAAT AAAATTATGATTTTAGGGGATTTTAATGCAGATGGACGTTATCTCtccaagaggaagaagaagaagatccgCATCTCCTCTGCTCCTTATCACTGGCTGATAAAGGATGATGTCGACACGACGACGAGCAACTGTAATGACCACACCTACGACAG GATTGTTGTGTACAGAAAGACCATGCTTGACGCCGTCGTCCCCGGCTCGGCCAAGCCCTTTAACTTCCAGAAAGAGTTCAACCTGACGGATGAACAA ACTCTGAGTATCAGTGACCACTACCCTGTGGAGGTGGAGCTGAGGACCAATCAGAAAGCACCAGCACAAGAGCCGATGGCTCTGCCCCgcacaacaaagacaacatcCATCAAAAGACAAACTCAGAAGAAAG GAgcacagaagaagaggagggccAAGCctgcaggagcagagaagaggaagaagattgAGGCGGCAGGAgcagacaagaagaagaagaagcctgAGGTggcaggagcagagaagaagaagacgaaggcCAAGccagcaggagcagagaagaagaagaagactgaggcagcaggagcagagaagaagaagaaggctgaggcagcaggagcagagaagaggaagaagattgAGGCGGCAGGAgcagacaagaagaagaagaagcctgAGGTggcaggagcagagaagaagaagacgaaggcCAAGccagcaggagcagagaagaagaagaagactgaggcagcaggagcagagaagaagaagaaggctgaggcagcaggagcagagaagaagaagaagactgagccagcaggagcagagaagaagaagaagactgag gcagcaggagcagagaagaagaagaaggctgaGGCggcaggagcagagaagaagaagaaggctgaGGCGGCagcattacaaaaaacaaagaatatgACAGGAAAAAGGACGAGAGGACCGTCATCAGACACACCAGCCAAAAGAAGacgtttggaaaaatgtcagtcaAACAGACTTTCAACATCTTGCCTCACTCAATAA
- the LOC126385755 gene encoding deoxyribonuclease-1-like isoform X4, which produces MKIAAFNAKNLGWKKVTNKTVVHYLTKIMSQYSVVVILEVMDKSGKAMQKLLKELNNNSSNKNCPYSMTASSRLGRDTYKERFVCFYREDDVKLKACHQYEDNQVGDVDAFAREPFILRFRCPSTKVKDLVLIPVHTKPKDSLKELDELHDVVNAVRKKWRTNKIMILGDFNADGRYLSKRKKKKIRISSAPYHWLIKDDVDTTTSNCNDHTYDRIVVYRKTMLDAVVPGSAKPFNFQKEFNLTDEQTLSISDHYPVEVELRTNQKAPAQEPMALPRTTKTTSIKRQTQKKGAQKKRRAKPAGAEKRKKIEAAGADKKKKKPEVAGAEKKKTKAKPAGAEKKKKTEAAGAEKKKKAEAAGAEKRKKIEAAGADKKKKKPEVAGAEKKKTKAKPAGAEKKKKTEAAGAEKKKKAEAAGAEKKKKTEPAGAEKKKKTEAAGAEKKKKAEAAALQKTKNMTGKRTRGPSSDTPAKRRRLEKCQSNRLSTSCLTQ; this is translated from the exons ATGAAGATCGCAGCCTTCAATGCAAAAAACCTGGGatggaaaaaagtcacaaaCAAGACGGTGGTCCACTACCTCACCAAG ATCATGTCTCAGTACAGTGTGGTGGTGATACTGGAGGTGATGGATAAGAGCGGTAAGGCCATGCAGAAGTTACTTAAAGAGCTCAACAACAACAG CTCCAACAAAAACTGTCCCTACTCCATGACCGCCAGCTCCCGACTGGGACGAGACACCTACAAGGAGcgctttgtttgtttctacag agagGATGATGTGAAACTGAAAGCATGTCACCAGTATGAAGATAATCAGGTTGGAGATGTGGACGCCTTCGCCAGAGAGCCCTTCATCCTGCGCTTCAGGTGTCCATCTACAA AGGTGAAAGATCTGGTTCTGATCCCGGTCCACACCAAACCAAAGGACTCTTTGAAGGAGCTGGACGAGCTGCATGACGTAGTTAATGCTGTCAGGAAGAAGTGGAGGACTAAT AAAATTATGATTTTAGGGGATTTTAATGCAGATGGACGTTATCTCtccaagaggaagaagaagaagatccgCATCTCCTCTGCTCCTTATCACTGGCTGATAAAGGATGATGTCGACACGACGACGAGCAACTGTAATGACCACACCTACGACAG GATTGTTGTGTACAGAAAGACCATGCTTGACGCCGTCGTCCCCGGCTCGGCCAAGCCCTTTAACTTCCAGAAAGAGTTCAACCTGACGGATGAACAA ACTCTGAGTATCAGTGACCACTACCCTGTGGAGGTGGAGCTGAGGACCAATCAGAAAGCACCAGCACAAGAGCCGATGGCTCTGCCCCgcacaacaaagacaacatcCATCAAAAGACAAACTCAGAAGAAAG GAgcacagaagaagaggagggccAAGCctgcaggagcagagaagaggaagaagattgAGGCGGCAGGAgcagacaagaagaagaagaagcctgAGGTggcaggagcagagaagaagaagacgaaggcCAAGccagcaggagcagagaagaagaagaagactgaggcagcaggagcagagaagaagaagaaggctgaggcagcaggagcagagaagaggaagaagattgAGGCGGCAGGAgcagacaagaagaagaagaagcctgAGGTggcaggagcagagaagaagaagacgaaggcCAAGccagcaggagcagagaagaagaagaagactgaggcagcaggagcagagaagaagaagaaggctgaggcagcaggagcagagaagaagaagaagactgagccagcaggagcagagaagaagaagaagactgag GCggcaggagcagagaagaagaagaaggctgaGGCGGCagcattacaaaaaacaaagaatatgACAGGAAAAAGGACGAGAGGACCGTCATCAGACACACCAGCCAAAAGAAGacgtttggaaaaatgtcagtcaAACAGACTTTCAACATCTTGCCTCACTCAATAA
- the LOC126385755 gene encoding deoxyribonuclease-1-like isoform X1: MKIAAFNAKNLGWKKVTNKTVVHYLTKIMSQYSVVVILEVMDKSGKAMQKLLKELNNNSSNKNCPYSMTASSRLGRDTYKERFVCFYREDDVKLKACHQYEDNQVGDVDAFAREPFILRFRCPSTKVKDLVLIPVHTKPKDSLKELDELHDVVNAVRKKWRTNKIMILGDFNADGRYLSKRKKKKIRISSAPYHWLIKDDVDTTTSNCNDHTYDRIVVYRKTMLDAVVPGSAKPFNFQKEFNLTDEQTLSISDHYPVEVELRTNQKAPAQEPMALPRTTKTTSIKRQTQKKGAQKKRRAKPAGAEKRKKIEAAGADKKKKKPEVAGAEKKKTKAKPAGAEKKKKTEAAGAEKKKKAEAAGAEKRKKIEAAGADKKKKKPEVAGAEKKKTKAKPAGAEKKKKTEAAGAEKKKKAEAAGAEKKKKTEPAGAEKKKKTEAAGAEKKKAEAAGAEKKKKAEAAGAEKKKKAEAAALQKTKNMTGKRTRGPSSDTPAKRRRLEKCQSNRLSTSCLTQ; the protein is encoded by the exons ATGAAGATCGCAGCCTTCAATGCAAAAAACCTGGGatggaaaaaagtcacaaaCAAGACGGTGGTCCACTACCTCACCAAG ATCATGTCTCAGTACAGTGTGGTGGTGATACTGGAGGTGATGGATAAGAGCGGTAAGGCCATGCAGAAGTTACTTAAAGAGCTCAACAACAACAG CTCCAACAAAAACTGTCCCTACTCCATGACCGCCAGCTCCCGACTGGGACGAGACACCTACAAGGAGcgctttgtttgtttctacag agagGATGATGTGAAACTGAAAGCATGTCACCAGTATGAAGATAATCAGGTTGGAGATGTGGACGCCTTCGCCAGAGAGCCCTTCATCCTGCGCTTCAGGTGTCCATCTACAA AGGTGAAAGATCTGGTTCTGATCCCGGTCCACACCAAACCAAAGGACTCTTTGAAGGAGCTGGACGAGCTGCATGACGTAGTTAATGCTGTCAGGAAGAAGTGGAGGACTAAT AAAATTATGATTTTAGGGGATTTTAATGCAGATGGACGTTATCTCtccaagaggaagaagaagaagatccgCATCTCCTCTGCTCCTTATCACTGGCTGATAAAGGATGATGTCGACACGACGACGAGCAACTGTAATGACCACACCTACGACAG GATTGTTGTGTACAGAAAGACCATGCTTGACGCCGTCGTCCCCGGCTCGGCCAAGCCCTTTAACTTCCAGAAAGAGTTCAACCTGACGGATGAACAA ACTCTGAGTATCAGTGACCACTACCCTGTGGAGGTGGAGCTGAGGACCAATCAGAAAGCACCAGCACAAGAGCCGATGGCTCTGCCCCgcacaacaaagacaacatcCATCAAAAGACAAACTCAGAAGAAAG GAgcacagaagaagaggagggccAAGCctgcaggagcagagaagaggaagaagattgAGGCGGCAGGAgcagacaagaagaagaagaagcctgAGGTggcaggagcagagaagaagaagacgaaggcCAAGccagcaggagcagagaagaagaagaagactgaggcagcaggagcagagaagaagaagaaggctgaggcagcaggagcagagaagaggaagaagattgAGGCGGCAGGAgcagacaagaagaagaagaagcctgAGGTggcaggagcagagaagaagaagacgaaggcCAAGccagcaggagcagagaagaagaagaagactgaggcagcaggagcagagaagaagaagaaggctgaggcagcaggagcagagaagaagaagaagactgagccagcaggagcagagaagaagaagaagactgag gcagcaggagcagagaagaagaaggctgaggcagcaggagcagagaagaagaagaaggctgaGGCggcaggagcagagaagaagaagaaggctgaGGCGGCagcattacaaaaaacaaagaatatgACAGGAAAAAGGACGAGAGGACCGTCATCAGACACACCAGCCAAAAGAAGacgtttggaaaaatgtcagtcaAACAGACTTTCAACATCTTGCCTCACTCAATAA